In Saccharothrix violaceirubra, the following are encoded in one genomic region:
- a CDS encoding response regulator, whose product MIRVLLADDDALVRGGLKALLDAEADIVVVGEAADGAEAVHRAAVVRPDVVVMDIRMPVRDGVSATRELMRTDPRPRVLVLTTFDLDEVVDDAIAAGADGFLLKRATPEELIAGIRTVAAGDAVVSPSVTRRLFEGYAARFEPDRDRATRLTEREADVLRALADGCSNAEIARELHLAVETVKTHISSVLMKLDVRDRTQAVVWAYRTGFVHRRV is encoded by the coding sequence GTGATCCGGGTGCTGCTGGCCGACGACGACGCGCTGGTGCGCGGCGGGTTGAAGGCGCTGCTCGACGCCGAGGCCGACATCGTGGTCGTCGGTGAGGCGGCCGACGGTGCCGAGGCGGTGCACCGGGCGGCGGTCGTGCGACCGGACGTCGTGGTGATGGACATCCGCATGCCCGTGCGCGACGGCGTGTCCGCGACCCGCGAGCTGATGCGTACGGACCCGCGACCACGCGTGCTCGTGTTGACGACGTTCGACCTGGACGAAGTGGTCGACGACGCGATCGCCGCGGGCGCGGACGGTTTCCTGCTCAAGCGCGCCACGCCCGAGGAGTTGATCGCGGGCATCCGGACGGTCGCGGCGGGCGACGCCGTGGTGTCCCCGTCGGTGACCCGGCGGCTGTTCGAGGGTTACGCGGCCCGATTCGAGCCCGACCGCGACCGGGCCACCCGGCTGACCGAACGTGAGGCCGACGTGCTGCGGGCGTTGGCCGACGGGTGCTCCAACGCGGAGATCGCCCGTGAGCTGCACCTCGCGGTCGAGACGGTGAAGACGCACATCAGCAGCGTGTTGATGAAGCTCGACGTCCGCGACCGCACCCAGGCCGTGGTGTGGGCGTACCGGACCGGCTTCGTACACCGCCGGGTCTGA